The following coding sequences are from one Phenylobacterium glaciei window:
- a CDS encoding GNAT family N-acetyltransferase: protein MIVRPSQARDAQALAAIYGHDVLHGFGTFEEVPPSPEEMAQRRLAIVERGLPHVVAEADGKVLGFAYAGLFRPRAAYRFTVEDSVYVAPEAHGQGIGKAMLTQVLAACEALGLRQVMAVIGDSGNAGSIGLHTSLGFRHAGVCQSVGFKHGRWVDTVWMQKPLNGGDTTPPAADGLTLTGH from the coding sequence ATGATCGTCAGGCCGTCGCAGGCAAGGGATGCGCAGGCCCTGGCGGCCATCTACGGCCACGACGTGCTGCACGGCTTCGGCACCTTCGAGGAGGTCCCGCCGAGCCCTGAGGAGATGGCCCAGCGCCGTCTGGCCATCGTCGAGCGGGGCCTGCCGCACGTGGTGGCGGAGGCCGACGGCAAGGTGCTGGGCTTCGCCTATGCCGGCCTGTTCCGGCCCCGCGCCGCCTACCGGTTCACCGTCGAGGACAGCGTCTATGTCGCTCCCGAGGCCCACGGCCAGGGCATCGGCAAGGCCATGCTCACGCAGGTGCTGGCGGCCTGCGAGGCGCTGGGGCTGCGGCAGGTGATGGCGGTGATCGGCGACAGCGGCAACGCCGGGTCCATCGGCCTGCACACCTCGCTGGGCTTCCGGCACGCCGGGGTCTGCCAGAGCGTCGGGTTCAAGCACGGGCGCTGGGTCGACACCGTCTGGATGCAGAAGCCGCTGAACGGCGGCGACACGACCCCGCCTGCCGCCGACGGACTGACCCTCACCGGGCACTGA